A region of the Pseudarthrobacter oxydans genome:
CGCGGGTTTTCGAGTGAGATGGCTTCCAGGTGCTCGGGAATGCGGGCTTTCCATCCCAGTTGGCGTTTGATGCGGGCCCGGAGGGCGTCGGAGGCGTCCGGCTCTCCATGCGTGACGTAGGTCATCGACGGGGCCTGAGGGGCGGTCCTCATCCATTGGATCAGTTCGCTGGAGTCGGCGTGGGCGGATAGTCCTTCCATCTGGATGACTTCTGCTTCGATCCTGACGTCCTGTCCGTAGATCCGGAGGCATTTTTCGCCTGCGGCGAGTGATGCGCCCCGTGTTCCACCGGCCTGGTATCCGCTGAGGATAATGGCGTTGCGCCGGTCCGGCCCGTAGGCCGTGAGGTGGTGCAGGATCCTGCCGCCGGTGAGCATGCCGCTGGCGGAGATGATGATCATGGGTCCGCCGCGCAGGTTGAGCAGTTTTGACTCGTCGGGGCTGCGGACGGGGGTGGCCACTTTGTACATGGCTTCGAATTCGTCCTGCTTGAGCCTGTGTTCTTCGCGATGGCGCTGATACATGCCGGATGCGTCGATTGCCATTGGGCTGTTGAGGTAGACGGGGATGGAGGGGATCGCATGTTTGGCGAGAAGCCGCGACAGGTGCAGCAGGACCGTTTCGGCCCGGCCGACGGCGAACGCGGCGATCATGATGACGCCGTTTCGCTTGGCCACCCGGGTGATGATGTCGCCGAGTTCAGTTTCCGGGTTGCCCTGCGGGTGTGTCCGGTTGCCGTAGGTGGATTCGGTGACCAGTACATTGACGCGCCCCGGCGCTCTCGGCGCGTACATCAGGGGGTCATCGGCCCGCCCCAGGTCTCCAGTGAAGTGGATAGTCCGGCCGGCAAGTTGGAGGTGCACCTGGGCCGCGCCGAGGATGTGGCCGGCAGGAAGGAACGTTGCTTCAATGCCCCCGGGCAGGGGGAACGGAGAGTCGAAGTCCCGGGTTTTGAAA
Encoded here:
- a CDS encoding MBL fold metallo-hydrolase — encoded protein: MREQHPPTLRFLGAADTVTGSRYLIRSQGHRVLVECGLFQGYKHLRDRNRVPFQVSPANIDAVVLTHAHLDHSGYIPALVRDGFHGPVYATPGTAELCKLLLPDSGYLQEEEARYADHRASSTHHPPVPLYTAQDAVRSLDSFKTRDFDSPFPLPGGIEATFLPAGHILGAAQVHLQLAGRTIHFTGDLGRADDPLMYAPRAPGRVNVLVTESTYGNRTHPQGNPETELGDIITRVAKRNGVIMIAAFAVGRAETVLLHLSRLLAKHAIPSIPVYLNSPMAIDASGMYQRHREEHRLKQDEFEAMYKVATPVRSPDESKLLNLRGGPMIIISASGMLTGGRILHHLTAYGPDRRNAIILSGYQAGGTRGASLAAGEKCLRIYGQDVRIEAEVIQMEGLSAHADSSELIQWMRTAPQAPSMTYVTHGEPDASDALRARIKRQLGWKARIPEHLEAISLENPR